One Citrus sinensis cultivar Valencia sweet orange chromosome 5, DVS_A1.0, whole genome shotgun sequence genomic window, TTGTATTACCTACGGTCTACCCAAGAAGAAAGCCCTCGTTTAGCGctgcaaaacaaaaattctgtATTTTAAGAAAAGGTGAAAAAACAGATGGTAAgtggataatttttttttaattaattaaaattttttaaaaacattgaCGCATTAAATTATGCCACTTGtcaatattttaaagcatGAAACTTTTGCTAAAAGTAATGTACCATGTATCATAATATAATACCTTTTATTTACATCGAAACAGACCATAAACACTAAGAGAATGTAGGAATGGTAGGAAAGCACGAGCTTATGGACTgagtacaaattaaaaagtttaaattattaaaggacaaattaattttcaacattttaaaaactgaTAACAAATTAACATCCGAACGACCCAACACATTGCTACAGAgcccaaataatttttctacgGCACCTAGACAGTGAACTCGGCCTAGCAATGCACGAAACAAAATTTGTAGCTTGAACATCAACACAGAGTGTCACCTCCATTAGGAGAGAACGGTTCAAGCATTTAAAAAGTGGCGTAGTGCCGTATCTGGGGTTTATCGCTCGAGTATATTTCCGTGGATTGAGTTTGTCTCCATCTGGATTTATGCCTGCATCTCGAAATGCGGCCTCCAAGTTCGCAGCTTTAACCAGTGTGATAGCAGTTCGAAAATATTCCTCGGGCGGCAGGTTAGGCTGGCCTCTGCCGTGATGCTTCCACTCCCTCTTCCAAAACTGTTCATTTTCATTTCGGGTAAGACTTGGCCAGAACTTGTTCATCTCGGCAGCAAAAgatttattgctttctagctacaaagaaagagtaaaaattaattaataaatgaccGTAGAATAATGTATAGgaaaaactatatatatagccCATGGGAGTGAAGCAGGTACCATGGCTGGTACATTAATAGTTTGATTATTGGTATTTGTCGAGGACCTGCCGGAAGAATTTACTGGCCAGAGGCCGTGTAGGACGAATTTTGATGGCTTTATTCTGCAGGGCTCTGGCCTATGAACCTGGCAGTACACAGGTGGCCACGTCTGGACTAGAAAATATTGACGAAAATCTTGTGCACCACCGGAGGCGAATGCGATGCAGGAAACtgagaaaacaaagaagatgAACGAGAAACTTCTCTTCATTTTGATTAACATTAATTTGACAATACTAAAATGCATGAGAGTATAACTGACACATAAATAGATAATATTAAGCAGTGGTATGATAAAAGGAAGATGGGTGCATGTACAAACTAATTAATGtcatcataaataattttaataaggaCCATCCCCCCCtgcttaatttgttttctttttgttttgggataaattggtaattttcACTTCATTCCTTGACAGCTGTTgacctatttttttttccctccctAAACAAACTAATTCCATTGTAAAAACTGAATCCTAAAAATCATCTGAAACACACAACTCCAATTATCATTCGGACCATagaattttctcttattttgaGCATCTCTTCCCATAATTAACTTGTGGTTCCCCTCTATCGCATTCTTCTATTATAAAGCATTTTAGATGTTACATTATAGAATCAAAATTACTGattatatttacaatcaggAAGAGATAATAATGTTGACAACCAATATCAATTCTTTTCCCGAAGATATAACGATTGAAATTCTGTCAAGATTGCCAGCTAAATTTGTTTTGCGATTCAGGTGCGTTTGCAAGTCCTGGCTTGAGTTAACTAAGAAACCTTCTTTCATTTCCAAGCATTTCCAAAACAATAGTACAAGAACTCGTCTTTTCGTTGATGCATCTGTTAGTTCTACGGTATTTGGTAGGGGAATCGTTACATCAGCTTTGTACTTATTCCATGATGAAAAACTTGCAAATTTATCATATGAAGACATTAAACCCCAAATTCATGATGTATTTGTGGGCTATCATGATGGTTTATTTTGCATAATGCAGAGTTCAACGAATCGTCTAACTATATGGAATCCAGCAACAAGAGAATTTAGAAACCTtccaaattataaatattgtaattctTCCAACAGTGTAATGTTATATAGTACTTTCATCGGACTTGAATCTGATCCCATAAATAATGACTTTAAATTGCTTTTCGTACACAACTTATGGaatgagaaaaggaaaaggtaTGGTAAGGTGCCAAATGTTCAAGTGTACACATTCAGAACAAATAGTTGGAGAGAATTATATGATCATCAATTGGATCGTTATTTTGTATTAGGCGAAGGTCAATTTGGTAGGTTCACGTACTTGAAGAAAGTTTGTTATTGGTTGGTAATCTCGGATACTCGAGACCTAAAAGTGattctttcatttcacatgGATAATGAGGtgtttgaagaaataaaaatacctCCACAAGTAAATTATGACACGTCTATAAGTTTATATAAAGACTCTCTCTCAATTGTAATCCCAGATGCAGAGAATTGTTTTGAGATATGGGTGATGAATGACAGTAAGTGTTGGGCAAAAAATTTTACCCTTGGACCCTTCTTCAATCTTAATCTTCCAACAAATCATGGATTCTGGAAGAATGATGCCTTTTTTTTAGAATCAGACATTAGGACTGATAACGGTCGCCATTTTTTACGTTGCCTTTTATTATATGACCATAGTGCGAAAGAAATTAAGGATCTCCAACTCACAGAACCAAGAGATGTTTTCATCTATAAAGAGAGTCTGATGACTATACAATGagaggaaaaatattttatgataaattgaCCTATATGTCATAATTtcagagtttttttttttttttaatttttttggttcatCATGATCAAGAGCATAATAGAAAGTATACGTGGATGATTGGTGGTTGGTTCGCTTTACAATACCTAGGCCTTTGGCAAACTATAAATTAGGatcttacttattaattattagagtAAATTTTTGGGGTAATATATACGTATTAtgtaaaaatttgttgtttaatgTTGTCTTTCGTTTTTCTTCGAATGAGAAATAACATGAGTGGTGCtatatattctaattttttatcccaaaaaactATCTCAAATGACGTGACATTCATCAATTGTTTGGCCagaataatacaattaattcacttgaATTTTGCAAAGAATTACCAACCCAACAATGAATAACATATTATTTGAGATGGAATTTaggatgaaaattttgagatgtttatcattattcttAGTACTAGTCttttcatataaatttttttttcttaaaacaaataaaaaatacaatatgtTGTACAAAGGAAAATCACCGGCAACAAGGTCCAAATATTCTTAAAATCGCGATAATGCAATCAAGGCTACAGTCTGATCCTTATAATGAGAATGCGTGGAGTCCTGTTTACCCTCAAAATGAATCACCTAAAGCCTCACGTCAGGTCTACATCTACAATATCTTGGTTGTCACTCACGCTTCATCAAATGGATCTTTTCATTCAGAGACCtaactaattttaataaggaCCATCCCCCCCtgcttaatttgttttctttttgttttgggataaattggtaattttcACTTCATTCCTTGACAGCTGTTgacctatttttttttccctccctAAACAAACTAATTCCATTGTAAAAACTGAATCCTAAAAATCATCTGAAACACACAACTCCAATTATCATTCGGACCATagaattttctcttattttgaGCATCTCTTCCCATAATTAACTTGTGGTTCCCCTCTATCGCATTCTTCTATTATAAAGCATTTTAGATGTTACATTATAGAATCAAAATTACTGattatatttacaatcaggAAGAGATAATAATGTTGACAACCAATATCAATTCTTTTCCCGAAGATATAACGATTGAAATTCTGTCAAGATTGCCAGCTAAATTTGTTTTGCGATTCAGGTGCGTTTGCAAGTCCTGGCTTGAGTTAACTAAGAAACCTTCTTTCATTTCCAAGCATTTCCAAAACAATAGTACAAGAACTCGTCTTTTCGTTGATGCATCTGTTACTTCTGCGGTAGTTGGTATGGGAATCGTTACATCAGCTTTGTACTTATTCCATGATGAAAAACTTGCAAATTTATCATATGAAGACATTAAACCCCAAATTCATGATAAATTTGTGGGCTATCATGATGGTTTATTTTGCATAATGCAGAGTTCAACGAATCGTCTAACTATATGGAATCCAGCAACAAGAGAATTTAGAAACCTtccaaattataaatattgtaattctTCCAACCGTTTAATACCTCCTAGTACTTTCATCTGTCTTGAATCTGATCCCATAAATAATGACTTTAAATTGCTTTTCGTACACAACTTATGGaatgagaaaaggaaaaggtaTGGTAAGGTGCCTAATGTTCAAGTGTACGGATTCAGAACAAATAGTTGGAGAGAAGTACATGGTCATCAATTGGATCgttattttgtattaaacGGAGGTCAATTTGGTACGTCCACATACTTGAAGAAAGTTTGTTATTGGTTGGTAATCGCGGATACTCGAGACCTAAAAGTGattctttcatttcacatgGATAATGAGGtgtttgaagaaataaaaatacctCCACATGTAAATTATTACTCGTCTATAAGTTTATATGAAGACTCTCTCTCGATTGTAATTCCAGACGCAGAGCAGTGTTTTGAGATATGGGTGATGAATGACAATAAGTGTTGGGCAAAACATTTAACCCTTGGacctttcttcaattttcgaataaattttggattctGGAAGAATgatgctttttttttagaatcaaATTCTAGGATTTATGGTGGTTGCCTTTTTTTACATGAACATCGTACGAAGGAAATTAAGAATCTCCAAGTCACAGATCCACAATTTGTTGTCATCTACAAAGAGAGTCTAATGACTATACAATGAGAGGAAAAATATTGTAAGATAAATTGAcctatatttcatattttcacagaatttcttattttattttttttgttcatcatGATCAAGAGCGCGTGGTAGAAAATATACGTGGATGATTGGTGATTGGTCGGCTTTACAATACCAAGGCCTCTGGCAAACTATAAATTAGGATTTTACTTACgtattattaaagaaaaattgtttgggggtaatatatatgtattatgtAAGAATTTGTTGTTTAATGTTGTCTTCCTTGCTTCTTCGAATGAGAAATAGGAGTCAACTTTTAACTACcaaaaatcaataatcatTTATAGTAGGTGTAGTGCTATATatcccaaaaattttatttcaaaaagctATCCTAAAGGACGTGGcattgatcaatttttttggtgagaagtatacaattaattcacttggATCTTATAAAGAATTACCAACCAATTAATGAATAACATATTATTTGAGATGTACtttaggataaaaaaattgagatatctatcattactctttataATAGTctttcatataaaattttgttgtttcttaaaataaattaaaatcataaaaaatattatacaaagGAAAATTAGCAGCAACAAGGTCCAAACACTCCTAAAATCGCGACAATGCAATCAAGGCTGCAGTACGATCCTTATAATGAGAATGTATTGAGTCCTGTTTACAATCAAAATGAATTACCTAATGTCTCAAGCTAGGTCCACATCTACAATATCGTTAATCAACAACAAGTATCTTGGAGAATAACTTGGCTTTCACTCACACTTCATCAAAGGGATCTTTTCATTTAGAGACCTAACATTCACAATTTCTTATTGTTAATAACTCCTATTTCTCATTTAGAGAAGCAGGAAAAACAACCTTTaagcaataaatttttacataaCACACATTACCAAAAACAATTactctttaataataaataaggggcgagagagagagagagagagagagagagagcgagtGCTCGAAAATCAAAAGTGCGTGTGTTTTATGCGCTGCGTTTTTGTGTGTCGTCGATACTTCTTATGTGATGTTGGGGGACCCTCCGACCCCGTTTGCTTTATAATGAGCCAGCATTTTTCGGTTTGGCCGTTGAAAGTACGTGGCTTCTCTGTTAAACCCTGATTAGCTGGCACGTGTGCAAGTTGGGATTTGGCACGTGTGATTGTCTCGATTGTTTCGATGATCCCTCCCATAGGGCTCGACTCCATGCCACAATGTCCTCTTGGGGCATATAAAAATAggtttaattaatcaatattttcaatttgtcaaatataattgatttgattaatcAAATTTGCAGGTGCAATTTTACACCGTGTGATCAAATTCTCTTGTTAGCAGGAGGTTCGGTGGAATCAATATTCTTGCATTCGCTGAATGAATCTTTCACCCGAGTTGTTCTTTATGcatgaattatataatatgtTATAAATGTTGCTGATTATtaaacagttttttttttattttttatcgaGTACTTTTCGAACTAGTGCACATGAAATGGACCGTGATTACTAAAATTTCACCCCCAATCTCCTAATTTACAGTTTGCCTAAGGCCTTGGTATTACCAATCATCCACGTACATTTTCCACTACGTACTCTCAATCATgatgaaccaaaaaaaaaaaaaaaaaaaaaaattcggtggaattatgaaatttaggTCAATTTATCATTCAGTGTTTTCCTCCAATTGTCTATTAATTTTTGGAGATGAAAACGTGTTTTGGTTCTATGATTTGGAGATCCCTAATCTCTTTCTTACTATGTTCATATAAAAGAAGGCCACGTAGAATAAGGCGACCATGATTAAACCTATATTCTAAAGAAAGCACATCATTCTTACATAATCCATGATATGTGGGAGTATTGCAGAAAAGTCCGAAGGTTAAATGTTTTGCCCAATACTTAATGTCATTCATCACCCATCCCTCAAAACAATTATGTGTATCTGGAATTACAATTGACAAAGAGTCTTTATAGAAACAAAGCTCGGTGTAATCATTTACTCGTGGAggtatttgtattttgtatttcTTGAAACACCTCATCATCCACGTGAAATGATAGAATCACTGTTTGGTCTCGAGAATGTGAGATTACCAACCAATAACAAACTGTCGTCAAGTACGCGTACTTGCCaaattctccatttaattaaaaaataacgaTCCAAATATTTACCTCCAACTACTCATTCTCAATGTGTACTCTTGACCATTTGACACCTTactatacttttttttttgttctcatGCCTTTAGTCGTGAACCAAAACCAACTTCAAGTCATTTATTATGGGATTAGATTTAAAACTGTTAGGATTGTAGTTGTAATTGGAGTCAATCTTGTATTTAGCTGGCATAATATTCTTGTAATATTCTCTTTTCTATTCTTGGTATGTAAATAAGTTAGTTTAGGAAGGTTGATTGATTGTAGGAAGTCTAGCTTGATTTATGGAGAACAGTATAGATgtaatcttttatatatatgtacaggATGGAATGGCAGAGAAGCGATTCTCACCACACCAAAATTAGTTTGTTCATGGTATCAATCAAAGGTGAGTGATGAACAAGTGAGAAATCAGATTTCGCCATATTGCCCCCAAGTAAGTGATAATTGTTGAGtcttagaaaatatatatttataaaggagaaaatcgtcattttacatttcaagtcttactaacatccttacttttatgtatttacgcttcttgtgatttaattatgtgtgtcttattttaattaagtattttatgtattttaggggcatcatggtcatttcacaatgaacgagagatcagacggcaaaacagacattACTTTTGAACTTAGGATAGTCGAAAACCTAAAGAgcagcataaaaggaaaaatggcattgttcacatgtacgatactgttcacgacactgctcacatagacggatcgatgatgtggcattgactgatgaggtgtcacgatcctgttggactaaaattcttatgtactgtttatcggtgacgtggcagaatgttagtggaccaaaaattatgcatacggtacatgcatatacacaagattattttcaaccaaactgcatcactgttcaaaccgtgtcactattcaaatcgcgtggtcaaaccgtgtcattgttgataactctaggaaatgagaaTTATTACATCTATTCTAGACTTGAATAAAGGCCATTTAGAAAGCAAataatgtattttaattacattttggcgaatttttgcataaatattcattttagttgagtcttaaCAAGTTTTGCGTgaatcatagtaatttgtgctaaaaacaggttttaatttgtaggttttaaattcataaaaggatGCGAAGACATTAGATGAgaaagaggaggaaagaagatgACCATAAAAGAAGGAAAGCACAATCGGAAATGACAGAAGTGCCGTGGCggatgttagagcaaccaATGCTGCAGCAATCTGGGAGAAACGCGGGAGAAAATATAGGCGCGGGTCtgcaattaaattacaagctgcatgtttcctaatttaaacaTAGGCACGCGCATGGGTGTTGGTTCGAAAAACCTAATTTGCAAGTATATAAAGGAGGCATTCACCACAAAGAATGGCAGAGTGGAATAAGCattcaaaaacaattacaaagGCAAGAAGAAGATCAAGAGTAAGGAGGGTTGTTCGGCATCATTGAAGAGGAGGATCTTTAAACTTTCATCGTGCTCCACTCACATTATCTTTCTTCCTTTGATTTATTGGATGTATTTTGCGATCagtatatttatgtttatttttctcattcagaaCATGAACTGaatttacttgtagttgaTTGACAAATATCCACCCCTACTTAGCATTTAGCAATCAACgttattttgagaaaataattgttgtaaaAGTTTAGTTTCGAGACAATAAGTCGTCCATGTGCGTTTATCAATTGAGAAtcagaattaaaataagttttttatttaacttttagaATTAGAGTTGGAATAGGCTGTATCCTCATCATTGGTATGTCTACTTTGTCAAGGATCAGAATGAATCGTTGCAAGTTAATTACCAAAATGtctttagttaattattatccTCAGTATTATATCTATTATAACAGTAACAATAacaatgattaaaaaaaatagtaataacaacaacaataacaataataatatcttaacCGGCTCATAGGCTTTAGATAAAACAATTGTTTAATGTTTTGTAGACAAACAACTAGTTGTACCTAAGAGAAAGAAGTAGATGACATGTCTTCCGATACTTTCACATAACTGACATGTGTAAATAATATGTGCCGGTGCATATGCTAGCTGACATgtggtttattttttaaaatgtaaccGACATGTCATATATTTCATATATAAGACAAAGACATGATGTCTGTTTATTTTCTTGACAAACAACACCTCATCTTTAATGTTGAATTCCAAacgattttattaaaagtaagagattgtttgtttttcaataGTTGCTTGAATAATAATCCTTACAAttgtaattgtaaaaaaaaagaataaaaaaatatgagtgATCACAACCTTTAAGTTCTAATTTTGAGTCCCAACTACTATGGGTCACTCATCTAATAGATCatgaatttcataatttataaattacatatttatcaTCTAATAGATATGTTACTCAATTTTAAGGTAACTATAATAAGAATTCCAATTACAACTGTGACTATTGATTacaattaaagttgtaattacgattatgtataattttttattaaaattatataaaatatgctattttaattagttaactGGTAAGTACTAAACCCAAATAAccatttaatagattttcatattcaaatttattgatttcttaaattaaaaaaagaaaactacatAATATCATATGAAACAGAAATCAATGATTGCCTTCTATCTATAATGTTCTTCAATTACAAATGAACAACATTAACTCATTAATCTTGCATTTAGTCATAATCAAATGGGAATTAGATTGATGGGTGGGGCACACTTGAGCTATTTGAATTTCTTCTGCactatttcatttaaaaacatGTATTTATAagcaatattttaaaattttaaaatcttaaaattaacTCAATTATGTCATTCTCTAATTTAAGGTTGCATTTTCTCCCTCAAAATTGTCAGATCCTACAAACTAAATTTTCACTTTCACTCAATGTTGGACATTGATTCTTAATCTTTTTTAGTAAATCATAATTACATCTTCAGTTTGTTCCAAGGTTTTTAGTAAATCCAATTATATAttactttttcatttcaaagatatcgaagtaaaaaaaattaaaaaaaagatatcaaggcaaaaataattttttatggtgaaAACACTTGAAACTTTCAATTTGTGATGGCCTATGTAGAATATGTGGATCTGGATTTGCCCATTTATGAGACACAAGCATTAACATTCGCTTGTAGGGgtggcaaaatgaaaaatcgaatcgaatcgaatttTAAACGAATTGGGTCAAAATTTTGTGGATTcggatttgatttgtttattaaacgaattaaAATCTCAGGATTCGAATTAGATTCGTTTATTAAACgattatttagtttaattcatttaatagattaataaaagaattgaatcaaattcaaattcatttattattaatttatcctaataataaatgaatccaTAACTAATCgaattgaatatgaatttgtttacaaaagttaaataaataatccaaACCATAAAAGTTTTcatcttatttatatattgtgttattattatttataattactagattaaccttcaaattttaaattttttttataaatatttaagaataaataagtaatttaattaaacgaatAAATTGTATTCGGTTAGTTTATAacccatttattaaatgaatactAAACGAATAAACGAATCAATGTCTTCAAACCTGAATTCAATTCGTTTAATTAACGAATCGAACTGAATTCACCAATTTATAAacgaatcaaaattttcaaacccaAACGCGTTTAATTCGCTTCAAATTGAATCGAATAAACAAATCTTGGTCCAAATTGCCGCCCCTAGTCGCTTGCAAGAGAacattgaaagaaaatatgttGAGTGGTGAGAATATGATGAATTGGAAACCGAAAATAAAGGTTGATtagataatttcatttaaaaaatattttggcaaaaaaaaaaaactaagaaaagGATGTTAaaaggaaattggtgggttaTTTGAAATAGTCCCATCAAAATATGATATACATAATTTCTTAAGAAAGttaattttaggaaaaaaaattattaacatgaTCTAAGTTGCCAAATtatttgtgatatttttttgagataaaaatttatgatgtgTAATACTACTCTTTTTTTtgctgcgtttactttttagattggagtgagaatcctgaggagtgggaatccttggattaggagtgtggagtgggagtgggagtagggtgtttacttaggctaaataaaagtatggattgtcaatcagaatcctaattatttgtttactttgtcttggattgggagtaaattgttttaaattacaattttatccttatgtacaaaattataatttgtaattaaaaaattaataaaaaatatatttggaaaataaaataaatattttattatatttataaattaataataattactaatattcttaaatatgtaaatcataatgttttattaattttaatttaaattatgtgaataaaaattattaataatagcaacacaaatgaaatattattattgataatatagtacaaaattaatatttttttagaataaaagatttgttattattaattaaataaataattaatatttattaaaattaatgtttaatattattaatttaaatataatatttatttatttttattttattaaatttaataaaataaatatgatataattattatttttaataaatatgatattatttattttattaaatatgatattatttattttattaaatatgatattattttattttattaaatatgatattatttattttattaaatattatttatttatttatttttataaggataaaatgggaagaggggggagtggattcccactcccacctcccaccatgggagtgggaatcccactccccactctaAAATTGGGTGGGACCCACGGattctcactcccactccccttTTTTAAtgtaagtaaacactggagtgggaggaacccacactccacactcccactccagaaagtaaacaataccttaattgaaaaatgattgatGACATATCCATAGCTATTTGTTTACTTCATTTTTATGATAATGTAATTGTAGAAGAATTACTCATCTTCGTATTTTACATAtgcttaaaattaaataaaattctctataaattattatatctcttatttattttatttctttctcttgttatATTGCTAGGCTCCAAGTTGAAaactaatttaacaaaatttttatttcttaataattttttttttaacttcttttcaataattatggaattaaatttcTAACCGTTTTGTTAGCGGTTTGGAGAAACCCGAAATGGAAAAATCCCTTGAACCGTCCGGTCCAATTCCATCACACCGAACCGACGTCGTTCCATCAACACGCCCACAAACCGAATTGCACTTCAAAGGTTCAACAGCTTTGTTCCCCCAATCTCACTCTTTCTTCGAAACGGCTACTTTGTTtcaattcaataaaacaatCAACAAATCAAGCCAATAATTTATgcaaataaagaacaa contains:
- the LOC112496551 gene encoding ribonuclease 1-like isoform X1, with protein sequence MHFSIVKLMLIKMKRSFSFIFFVFSVSCIAFASGGAQDFRQYFLVQTWPPVYCQVHRPEPCRIKPSKFVLHGLWPVNSSGRSSTNTNNQTINVPAMLESNKSFAAEMNKFWPSLTRNENEQFWKREWKHHGRGQPNLPPEEYFRTAITLVKAANLEAAFRDAGINPDGDKLNPRKYTRAINPRYGTTPLFKCLNRSLLMEVTLCVDVQATNFVSCIARPSSLSRCRRKIIWAL
- the LOC112496551 gene encoding ribonuclease 1-like isoform X2; the encoded protein is MHFSIVKLMLIKMKRSFSFIFFVFSVSCIAFASGGAQDFRQYFLVQTWPPVYCQVHRPEPCRIKPSKFVLHGLWPVNSSGRSSTNTNNQTINVPAMLESNKSFAAEMNKFWPSLTRNENEQFWKREWKHHGRGQPNLPPEEYFRTAITLVKAANLEAAFRDAGINPDGDKLNPRKYTRAINPRYGTTPLFKCLNRSLLMER
- the LOC127902580 gene encoding putative F-box protein At3g16210, whose protein sequence is MLHYRIKITDYIYNQEEIIMLTTNINSFPEDITIEILSRLPAKFVLRFRCVCKSWLELTKKPSFISKHFQNNSTRTRLFVDASVTSAVVGMGIVTSALYLFHDEKLANLSYEDIKPQIHDKFVGYHDGLFCIMQSSTNRLTIWNPATREFRNLPNYKYCNSSNRLIPPSTFICLESDPINNDFKLLFVHNLWNEKRKRYGKVPNVQVYGFRTNSWREVHGHQLDRYFVLNGGQFGTSTYLKKVCYWLVIADTRDLKVILSFHMDNEVFEEIKIPPHVNYYSSISLYEDSLSIVIPDAEQCFEIWVMNDNKCWAKHLTLGPFFNFRINFGFWKNDAFFLESNSRIYGGCLFLHEHRTKEIKNLQVTDPQFVVIYKESLMTIQ
- the LOC127902579 gene encoding putative F-box protein At3g16210, with product MLHYRIKITDYIYNQEEIIMLTTNINSFPEDITIEILSRLPAKFVLRFRCVCKSWLELTKKPSFISKHFQNNSTRTRLFVDASVSSTVFGRGIVTSALYLFHDEKLANLSYEDIKPQIHDVFVGYHDGLFCIMQSSTNRLTIWNPATREFRNLPNYKYCNSSNSVMLYSTFIGLESDPINNDFKLLFVHNLWNEKRKRYGKVPNVQVYTFRTNSWRELYDHQLDRYFVLGEGQFGRFTYLKKVCYWLVISDTRDLKVILSFHMDNEVFEEIKIPPQVNYDTSISLYKDSLSIVIPDAENCFEIWVMNDSKCWAKNFTLGPFFNLNLPTNHGFWKNDAFFLESDIRTDNGRHFLRCLLLYDHSAKEIKDLQLTEPRDVFIYKESLMTIQ